The stretch of DNA CCTCAGCGAACGGCTACTCGCCGTCCACCGACAAGAACCTCAAGTGATCGTTAATAATCACCCCAAAGTGCTGCTGGAGCAGCTGTTTACACTCTCTCTCACTCGTTACATGAAGTTCATGCGTACCATCTTGCCCTCGCACTTTGAGCAGTTTACCGGTGAATGTCTTCCGCCCCTGCGGGGTGGGCATCGTGCAAATGTGCCGTTGAACGAACTGCGAGTCAGGCGCATGCGAGTGGTAATAGTTGGCAAACTGGTAGTCCACCGGCAGACAAGGATCGAGCGTGAAGGAATAGAGATTTGTCCAGGCATTCTCGAGACAACACTGCAGCATATACTCTCCCCGCTCGTCGGTCGTGAGCCTAAATTGATCCGGCCCTTGCCGATGTTCCTGCCCGACCGTCAACTGCAACGGTTCACGTAATCCATTACCTCCGAATCCGACATCCACAATCCACCGCTCCCCGTCCAGACGAACGAGGAGCGCCTGGTGACTTCGAGGCCCTATACTCTCCGCTCCATACCACACCCGGGCAGCCAATCGCGTGACGACAAATCCAAGCTGCTCCAACAGCAGCGCAAACAATCCATTCAACTCATAGCAGTACCCGCCCCGACAACGCCCCACGATCTTTTCAAAAATGGCAGCGGGCTCCAATGAAATGGGGCGCCCGAGATGGATGTCCAAATTTTCGAACGGCACCGTCAAGACATGAGCCAGATGCAAGCCGCGCAATGTCTCAGCCGACGGAACCACTGATCCTCGATATCCGATACGCGCCAGATAGAGTGCTCGATCAACCATAGAGTCCTCCCGACAGCCCTCTCAATCAGAGGGTCATTATACGAATCTACCGGGTGAATCACACGAGCCTCAGCGCTGACGCCGCGCGCCACATTGCGATCACTGCCGGCGCTTGCTACGATGGTCGGCTTTCTCCGACAGAGGACTCCAGGGTGGCCAACCGTATTCCCCCAGATCGCACCACGAACGACTTGATCGTCGAAGGCGCGCGCCAAAATAATCTCAAGAACATCTCGCTGCGGATCCCGCACAACCAGGTCACCGCCATCACCGGCCTCTCGGGCTCCGGCAAATCGTCCCTGGCCTTCGACACCCTGTTCGCCGAAGGACAATGGCGGTATGTGGAATCGC from Nitrospira sp. encodes:
- a CDS encoding arylamine N-acetyltransferase, with amino-acid sequence MVDRALYLARIGYRGSVVPSAETLRGLHLAHVLTVPFENLDIHLGRPISLEPAAIFEKIVGRCRGGYCYELNGLFALLLEQLGFVVTRLAARVWYGAESIGPRSHQALLVRLDGERWIVDVGFGGNGLREPLQLTVGQEHRQGPDQFRLTTDERGEYMLQCCLENAWTNLYSFTLDPCLPVDYQFANYYHSHAPDSQFVQRHICTMPTPQGRKTFTGKLLKVRGQDGTHELHVTSERECKQLLQQHFGVIINDHLRFLSVDGE